A segment of the Acidimicrobiales bacterium genome:
TCGTCGGCGTCGCCGTGCACCACGAGCGTCGGGACCGAGAGCGTGCCGAGCGCCTCGGTGCGGTCCTCGGCGGCGAGGATCGCCGCCAGCTGGCGGGCCGAGCCCTCGGCGTGGTGGCCCCGCTGGAACTGGGCGCGCGCCGCGGCCTCCACGCGGCTGGCATCGATCGCCTCGTTCGGCCCCGCCGTCACCTGCCGCTGGGTGATGCGGAGGGCGACCGCGCCGTCCTCGTCGACCTGCCCGCCGCGCAACAGCACGGCGAGCGCGGCGTTGCTCGCCTGCCCGACGCCGCGCCGCCCGGTGCTGCCCATCATCGAGCAGAGGCTGAGCACCTTGTCGGGGTGGCGGAGCGCCACCAGCTGGGCGACCATCGCCCCCATCGAGATCCCGAGCACGTGGGCGCGGGGCACACCGAGGGCGCCGAGGAGGCCGGCGGCGTCGTCGGCGAGCTCCTCGAGGCCGTAGGCGAGGCGGCTTCGGTCGCGGCGCAGCGCCCTCAGCAGGTCGGGCGCGCCTGCCTCGGCGAGGACGGTCGAGCGTCCCGTGTCACGGTGGTCGTAGACGATCGGCGCGAAGCCCGCCTCCGCGAGGGCGTCGAGGAATCCCGCCGGCCACGCCGTGAGCTGCATCCCGAGGCCACCGATGAGGAGGAGGGGGCAGGCGCCCTTGTCCTCGTCGTCGCGCGCCGCGCAGAGCTTGAGCGCGCCGACAGCAAGGAGCCGCTCGCTCCGGGGGGCCACCGCGCGGCCCCGGACTAGCCGAGCTTCTTGGCGATGCTCTGCGCGTCGGCGAGCACCGTCCCGTCCGCGCCGGCCGCCGAGAACTGCGCCGCGGGGCGCTCGCGCGCCTCCTCGAGCATCCGCTCGAGGAGCTCGGAGAAGGCGAGCGGGGGGTTGATGAAGAGGTGGCGGGAGAGCGAGCCCGGGATCGTGTTGATCTCGTTCAGGTAGAGCACCTCGCCGTCGGAGAGGAAGTCGATGCGCGCGACGCCGCGGGCGCCGAGGAGGAGGGCGGCGGTCGCCGCCGCCTCGCGGAGCTGCGTGGCGAGAGCCTCGGAGATCTGCGCCGGGAGCTCGCGCGCCGCCTCGTGCATCCCCTCCCCCGCCACGTACTTCGCCCGGTAGTCGAGGATCTCCCCGCCCTCGCGGGTCGGCCGCTCGATGTCGGAGAGGAGCAGCTCGGGGTAGGTGAGCACCGCCACCTGGAGGTCGAACAGGTCGGCGCGGTAGGGCTCGAGCACCGCGCCGCGCCGCAGGTGCACGCTCGCCCGCCTGCGGGCGAGCGCCGTCGGGTGGTCGGCGATCACCTCGATGCCGATCGAGGAGCCCCCGAAGCGCGGCTTCACGATGTAGGGGCCGGCGAACTCCGGAGGGGCGGCGCGCTCGTCGAGCAGCACGCGGTCGAGGCTCGGGAGCCCCGCGCCGCGCACCACCGCGCCCGCCGCGAGCTTGTCCATCCCGAGCGCCGCCGAAAGCGCCGTCGGGCCGGTGTAGGCGACGCCGGCGAGGTCGAGCGCGCCCTGCAGCGCCCCGTCCTCGCCGGGGCCGCCGTGGCAGCAGACGAGGGCGGCGTCGATCGCGAGCGGGCGGGGGCCGCGGCGGGAGCGTCGCGCGAAGCCCCCGCCGGGGCCGAGGGCGAGCTCGACCTGCTCGGAACCCTTCGGCGCGCCCTCCGTGAAGTCCCGCGCCTCGGGCTCGCCGGGGACGTCGAAGAACGAGCCGTTCTTGGACCAGTAGACGAGCGTGAGCTCGCCGACCACCGGGCTCGTGCGCAGCGTGCGCGCCGCGAGCAGGGCGGTGAGGACCGAGACGTCGTGCTCGGGGGAGGGGCCGCCGAAGACGACGGCGACGTGCTCGAAGCGCTCCGACATCCGGCGGATGTTAGGGGAGCCGACCCGCCCCCGTGGCCACCCCGCGTCCGCTGGGGCCGGCTACGGGTAGTGGTCGGGGAGGTCGTTCTCGTAGAGGACGGCGTCACCCTCGCCGAGCGCCCCGCGCACGAACGCGACCGCGTCGTCGCGGTGGCGCACCACCTCGACGCGCACCTCGGCACCGGCGGAGCGCGCCTCGGCGATCCCCGCCAGCAGCGCGCTGCGGTTGGTGCGGCTGACGACGACGACGTCGGTCGCCGCCTCCGCGGCGGCGCGACCGAAGCGCGTGTTCTCCTCGCGTTGGCTCGCGCCGAGCTCGACCATCCCCGGCGTGACGACGACGCGCCGCGCGGCGCCGGTCGCGACGAGCGCGCCGAGGGCGAGCGCGGTCCCCGCGGGGTTGGAGTTGAAGGTGTCGTCGAGGATCGTCGCGCCGCCGGCGCCCTCGCGGGCCTGCAGGCGGTTCTCGGCGACGGGGAGGCCGGCGAGGCGCCCGGGGAGTTCCTCGGGGGCGACACCCACCTCGAGCGCGGCGGCGACCGCGCAGGCGAGGTTGCTGAGCGCCATCGTCGCGGCCTGTGGCGGCACCGGCGCGCTCCCGAAGTGCACCCCGGCGCGATACAGCGAGAGGTGCTCGCCCTCGCGCAGCACCGCGACGTCGACGTCGCTGCGCGTCGCCGAGCAGCCGATGACCTTCCGCCCCTCCCGCTGCAGGCGGCCGGCGAGCTTCGCGAGCAGGGGGTCGTCGAGGTTCAGCACGCTCGCGCGCGCCGGCTCGGTGATCTCGGCCTTGGCCTCGAGGATCGCCTCCAGGGTGCCGAAGCGCTCGAGGTGGACAGGGCCGATCGCGGTGATCATCGAGACTTCCGGCGTGAGCCAGCGGCAGAGGGCCTTCAGCTCGCCCGGTCCGTAGGTGCCCATCTCGGCCACGAAGACCTCGGTCCCCGGCGCCAACAGGTCGTTGACCGTGCGCGCGAGGCCGGCGCGGTTGTTGTAGCTGCGGGGGCTGGCGAGGACCTGGAAATGCCCCGAGAGCAGGTGCGCGACGTAGCCCTTGGTCGTCGTCTTGCCGTACGAGCCGGTGATCGCGACGACGCGCGGCCGCACCTCGCCGAGGCGCCGCTCCGCCTGGCGGACGTAGCGGGTGGCCGCCCGCTCCTCGAACGGCGCGAGCAGCGCGCCCGCCCCGTCGACGAACAGCGGGGCGGCGAGCGCCACCGCGCAGGCGGCGATCGCCGCCCCCGCCCACCCCGCGAGCAGGCCAAGCGCGGTGACCGCCAGCGCGAGCAGCGCGCTCAGCGCGGCGAGCGCCCGCAGCCGACGGGTGAAGGCGAGCGGCGAGGTGCGCCCCCGGAGGCCAAGGCCGAGCGGCCCCGCCGCGGCGACGAGCGCGCCGACGAGGGGGAGCGGCGCGACCGCCCCGCCGAGGGCGGTCGCCGCGACCCCGGCCAGGAACAGCGCCACGGGGAGGGGTCCGAGCCCCCACCAGCGGAGCGCGAAGCGCAGCACCGAGCCGGGGAGGTAGTGCTCGCGCTGCGCGACCCGCAGCCAGCGGAGCGCGGCGAGCGAGAAAGCGGCGAGGCCGGCGGCGACCTCGATCACCCGCAGCACCGTCATCCGAGGCGCTCCAACGCGGCGGCGAGCGCCGCCGGTGCCTCGATCGGGACGAGGTGGCCGACGCCGGGGAGCACGGTGAGGCGCCCGTCGGCGAGCAGCTCGACGGCGCGCCGCGCCGAGGCGGGGGGCGCGGCCGTGTCGTGCTCCCCCCAGACGAGCTCTGTGGGGACGCCGATCGCGCGCAGCTGCTCGTCGTAGCGCTCCGCGAGCACCCGCACGAGGACCGGGCGCAGCACCCCGCTGGCGGCGCGGTAGTCGGTCGAGCCGTAGCGCTCGCGCGCCACGTCGAGGCGGCGCTCGCCGACGAGGCGGGCCCGACGCAGCGCCCGCAGCGCGCGGTAGGCGGCCGGCGGGCGGGGCCCAGCGGCGGGCTCCCCGAGCTGCGGCACCCCGGTGAGCACCAGCCCCCGCACCTGGGCGGGCGCCGCGGCGGCGAGGTGCAGCGCGATGCGCCCACCGAAGGAGTGGCCGAGCACGACGACCGGCCGACCGAGCTCGGCGACCAGCGGGGCGAGCGCCGCGGCGTACTCCGCCGAGCCCCAGGGCGCGGGCGGCGGGGGCGTCGCGCCGAAGCCGGGGAGGTCGACCGCGACGCCGCCCATGCCGCGCCCCGCGACCTCGGCGAACATCGCCGCGAAGTCCGTGTGGCTGCGCTGCCAGCCGTGCAGCGCGAGCACCGTCGGCTCGTCGTCGCCGTAGCGCTCGCCGAACAGCGTCGCCCCGGCGAAGGAGGTCAGCACCTGTCGCCTCCCGCGCGCGGGGTCCGTCGCGCGCGCCCCGGCTCGGCCATGCGGAGAAAGTAGCGCCCGCCCCGCCTCCGCCCCCTTGCAACAGCGGAGGGTTACGGTCCCCTCGGTGCCACGCTCTCCTGTGTCCGGCGGCCACGAGCAGCTCCTTGCGGACTGCGACGACGAGCAGCGACTCGCGATCACAAGTGACGACGCCCCGCTGTTCGTACGCGCCGGCGCCGGCTCGGGCAAGACCCGCGTCCTCACCCGGCGAGTCGCGTGGCGCATCGCCGAGGGGAGCGCGGCCGCCGGGCACACGCTCGTCGCGACCTTCACCCGCAAGGCGGCGAGCGAGCTCCGCCAGCGCCTCTCGAGCCTCGGCGCGGGGGGGCCGGTCACCGCCGGGACGCTGCACGCCATCGCCCTCGCCGAGCTCCGCCGCCTCGCGCTCGACCGCGGCCGCTCCCTCCCCGTCGTCCTCGACCGCCGCCAGCGCCTCCTCGAGCGGCTGGCGGCCGAGGGGGCGCTCCCGGTGAAGGGGCGGGAGGGCCTCGCCGCGCTCGTCGCCGAGATCGACTGGGCCAAGGCGCGCCTCGTCGACCCCGCCGGCTACGCCGCCGCGGCGACCCGCGCCGAGCGGCGCTCCCCCTTGGAGCCCGAGGTCGTCGCCGAGTGCTTCTCGGTCTTCGAGCTCGAGAAGCACCGTCGCGGGCTCCTCGACTTCGACGACCTCCTCCGCCGCCTCGCCGAGGAGATCGCGGGCGACCCCGACCTCGCCGCCGCGCAGCGCTGGCGCTTCCGGCACCTCTACGTGGACGAGTTCCAGGACCTCAACCCGGCCCAGCTGCGCCTGCTCGAAGCCTGGCTCGGCGACAACCGGGACATATGCGTGGTCGGTGACCCGGATCAAGCCGTCTACGGCTGGAACGGGTCGGACCCGGCGATCATGACCACGATCGAGCGGCGCTGGCCGGCTGTGGCCACCATCCGGCTCGACACGAACTACCGCTCCACCCCGCAGGTCCTGGCGCTCGGAAGGGCCGCTCTCTCGGGCGGGGGCGGCCGCTCGACCCTGGCGGCGGTGCCGCGCTCGAGCCGCGGCGACGGTCCCGTCCCGAGCGTCACCGCCTACTCGAGCGGCGCCGAGGAGGCATCGCGAGTGGCGGCGGCCCTCCGCCGTGCGCACGCGCCGGGCCGCCTCTGGAGCCAGCTCGCCGTGCTCGCGCGCACCAACGCCCAGCTGGTGGCCTTTCAGGAGGCCTGCGCGGCGGTGGGCATCCCCCACCGCGTCGGTGGCAGCACCTCGTTCCTGCAACGCTCCGCCGTACGCGAGTTCCTCCGGCGGGCCGCCGCCCAGCCCTCGTCCGACGCCTTCG
Coding sequences within it:
- a CDS encoding alpha/beta fold hydrolase, which translates into the protein MAPRSERLLAVGALKLCAARDDEDKGACPLLLIGGLGMQLTAWPAGFLDALAEAGFAPIVYDHRDTGRSTVLAEAGAPDLLRALRRDRSRLAYGLEELADDAAGLLGALGVPRAHVLGISMGAMVAQLVALRHPDKVLSLCSMMGSTGRRGVGQASNAALAVLLRGGQVDEDGAVALRITQRQVTAGPNEAIDASRVEAAARAQFQRGHHAEGSARQLAAILAAEDRTEALGTLSVPTLVVHGDADEMVDPSGGVATAEAVPGARLLMVPGMGHGLPSGRWEELVRAITANAGVAG
- the murF gene encoding UDP-N-acetylmuramoyl-tripeptide--D-alanyl-D-alanine ligase yields the protein MTVLRVIEVAAGLAAFSLAALRWLRVAQREHYLPGSVLRFALRWWGLGPLPVALFLAGVAATALGGAVAPLPLVGALVAAAGPLGLGLRGRTSPLAFTRRLRALAALSALLALAVTALGLLAGWAGAAIAACAVALAAPLFVDGAGALLAPFEERAATRYVRQAERRLGEVRPRVVAITGSYGKTTTKGYVAHLLSGHFQVLASPRSYNNRAGLARTVNDLLAPGTEVFVAEMGTYGPGELKALCRWLTPEVSMITAIGPVHLERFGTLEAILEAKAEITEPARASVLNLDDPLLAKLAGRLQREGRKVIGCSATRSDVDVAVLREGEHLSLYRAGVHFGSAPVPPQAATMALSNLACAVAAALEVGVAPEELPGRLAGLPVAENRLQAREGAGGATILDDTFNSNPAGTALALGALVATGAARRVVVTPGMVELGASQREENTRFGRAAAEAATDVVVVSRTNRSALLAGIAEARSAGAEVRVEVVRHRDDAVAFVRGALGEGDAVLYENDLPDHYP
- a CDS encoding alpha/beta hydrolase, yielding MLTSFAGATLFGERYGDDEPTVLALHGWQRSHTDFAAMFAEVAGRGMGGVAVDLPGFGATPPPPAPWGSAEYAAALAPLVAELGRPVVVLGHSFGGRIALHLAAAAPAQVRGLVLTGVPQLGEPAAGPRPPAAYRALRALRRARLVGERRLDVARERYGSTDYRAASGVLRPVLVRVLAERYDEQLRAIGVPTELVWGEHDTAAPPASARRAVELLADGRLTVLPGVGHLVPIEAPAALAAALERLG
- a CDS encoding ATP-dependent helicase, with product MPRSPVSGGHEQLLADCDDEQRLAITSDDAPLFVRAGAGSGKTRVLTRRVAWRIAEGSAAAGHTLVATFTRKAASELRQRLSSLGAGGPVTAGTLHAIALAELRRLALDRGRSLPVVLDRRQRLLERLAAEGALPVKGREGLAALVAEIDWAKARLVDPAGYAAAATRAERRSPLEPEVVAECFSVFELEKHRRGLLDFDDLLRRLAEEIAGDPDLAAAQRWRFRHLYVDEFQDLNPAQLRLLEAWLGDNRDICVVGDPDQAVYGWNGSDPAIMTTIERRWPAVATIRLDTNYRSTPQVLALGRAALSGGGGRSTLAAVPRSSRGDGPVPSVTAYSSGAEEASRVAAALRRAHAPGRLWSQLAVLARTNAQLVAFQEACAAVGIPHRVGGSTSFLQRSAVREFLRRAAAQPSSDAFGRLVADLEEVSAGPGPELETEEDLERRLDLAALARLCRDYETFDPGGGGAGFAAWARGELRGEASSA